A stretch of the Crocinitomicaceae bacterium genome encodes the following:
- a CDS encoding DUF4856 domain-containing protein, producing MNRTLVILGFSTMALLSCKKEGCTDSTALNYNEEAKKDDGSCEYFQLTVPTTYSFTDGTNNTVSYGGQTERLDQLTEMTTYMKTGTTGVLTYQALTDMFANTGGNGGGNFSFTSTKKLMDKCLAADTSLFIDYMDSLAIASQDYASTATDGQAGTLTSGTSTYLFAANGIEYTQLIEKGLMGAVFMYQSTQVYFGSGKMNVDNTTPVDAGAGEYYTEMEHHWDEAFGYFGVPVDFPTNTSGIRFWGKYCNSRNGDLGCNAVMMNGFLRGRAAISQDALDIRDEEILNIRKMWEKISARQALQYLEDAKSNFGVDNALFLHELSEAYAFIMCLKYVPLETRVITYTEIETLLDTHIGADFWQVTQADLTNAINSLNSIYGF from the coding sequence ATGAATAGAACACTGGTCATCTTGGGATTCAGCACCATGGCATTGCTGTCTTGTAAAAAAGAAGGTTGTACTGATTCAACCGCTTTGAATTATAATGAAGAGGCAAAAAAAGACGACGGTTCATGTGAATATTTTCAACTCACTGTTCCAACCACTTATTCATTTACAGACGGAACGAATAACACCGTGAGTTATGGCGGTCAAACTGAAAGATTGGATCAGTTAACAGAAATGACCACGTATATGAAAACCGGAACAACCGGCGTGTTGACCTATCAGGCACTGACCGATATGTTTGCCAATACCGGCGGAAACGGAGGCGGAAATTTCAGCTTTACTTCAACAAAAAAATTAATGGATAAATGTCTCGCGGCAGATACATCATTATTTATTGATTACATGGATAGTCTTGCCATTGCCTCACAAGATTACGCATCTACCGCAACCGATGGACAAGCAGGAACACTTACAAGCGGAACTAGCACTTATTTATTTGCAGCGAATGGAATTGAGTACACACAATTAATTGAGAAAGGATTGATGGGGGCAGTTTTCATGTACCAATCAACTCAGGTATATTTTGGATCAGGAAAAATGAATGTTGACAATACAACCCCGGTTGATGCCGGTGCCGGAGAATATTATACTGAAATGGAACATCATTGGGATGAGGCGTTTGGATATTTTGGTGTGCCGGTAGATTTTCCAACCAATACAAGCGGTATTCGTTTCTGGGGAAAATATTGCAATAGCCGCAACGGAGATTTAGGATGCAACGCAGTTATGATGAATGGATTTTTACGTGGTCGTGCTGCTATATCGCAAGATGCATTAGATATTCGTGATGAAGAAATTTTAAACATCCGCAAAATGTGGGAAAAAATTTCTGCCCGTCAGGCATTGCAGTATTTAGAAGATGCCAAGAGTAATTTTGGTGTTGATAACGCATTATTTTTGCATGAGTTGTCAGAAGCTTACGCATTTATCATGTGTCTGAAATATGTACCGCTTGAAACTAGAGTGATTACCTATACTGAAATTGAAACATTGCTAGATACCCATATTGGAGCAGATTTTTGGCAGGTTACACAAGCTGATTTGACTAACGCCATTAATTCATTAAATAGTATTTACGGATTTTAA